A genomic region of Jeotgalibaca ciconiae contains the following coding sequences:
- a CDS encoding serine hydrolase, which produces MKTNKLKKWTIGALSTGLLASSVFFAPKASAAVEPITVDAKAAFVIDNETNKILLEQNGDESLGIASMTKMLSVYVILEAIEAGEISWDTTVPISDYALNISQDYELSNVPLRLDFTYTVRDLYEAMLIYSANGASIAMAELVAGSESAFVDMMKAKLDEWGVTDYSIYNSTGLPNYYAEQYGQLYPEAPADTENHMTARGVATLADHLLDDYPEVLETTSIVEKTFMEGSDDEINMLTYNHMLPEMIHYRPNVDGLKTGTTDDSGASFTGTAVENEMRIITVVIGAADNTTRFSETSRLMDYAFDNFDKVQIVETGTPVETEEPIEVAKGKEEEVGLVYNSDLTVVTPKTEDRKIETELTLNQDLLNEDGVVEAPIEEGTVVGKVAISIEGDDLGYLGNKQYEANVAVERTIEKANIFALAWRWVASTTARGWNSVTDFVTGFF; this is translated from the coding sequence ATGAAAACTAATAAATTAAAAAAATGGACAATTGGTGCGTTGTCGACAGGTCTTCTAGCTAGTTCAGTATTTTTTGCGCCAAAAGCTTCTGCGGCAGTAGAGCCTATTACGGTTGACGCAAAAGCAGCTTTCGTGATTGATAATGAAACAAATAAAATTCTGCTTGAGCAAAATGGTGACGAATCATTGGGAATAGCATCGATGACAAAGATGCTTAGCGTGTACGTTATTTTAGAAGCAATCGAAGCAGGTGAGATTAGTTGGGATACAACTGTTCCAATTAGTGATTACGCATTGAATATCAGCCAAGATTATGAATTGTCAAACGTACCATTACGTCTCGATTTTACCTATACCGTGAGAGACTTGTATGAAGCAATGCTGATTTATTCTGCAAATGGCGCTTCGATTGCGATGGCTGAATTAGTGGCAGGGTCGGAATCAGCGTTTGTTGATATGATGAAAGCGAAATTGGATGAGTGGGGAGTAACTGATTACAGTATTTATAACTCAACTGGCTTGCCAAACTATTATGCAGAACAATATGGACAGCTTTACCCCGAAGCTCCAGCAGATACTGAAAATCATATGACTGCTCGCGGAGTAGCGACTCTTGCCGACCATTTACTTGATGATTACCCAGAAGTTCTTGAAACAACTTCTATTGTAGAAAAAACATTCATGGAAGGCTCAGACGACGAAATCAACATGTTAACGTATAATCATATGTTGCCAGAAATGATTCATTATCGTCCAAACGTGGATGGCTTGAAGACAGGAACAACAGATGATTCCGGAGCTTCTTTTACTGGTACTGCAGTAGAAAACGAGATGCGCATTATTACAGTAGTTATTGGTGCGGCTGATAATACAACGCGTTTTAGTGAAACTTCTCGATTGATGGATTATGCATTTGATAATTTTGATAAAGTACAAATCGTAGAGACAGGTACTCCAGTAGAAACAGAAGAACCAATCGAAGTTGCCAAAGGGAAAGAAGAAGAAGTTGGCTTGGTCTACAATAGTGATTTAACTGTTGTGACACCGAAAACTGAAGACCGTAAAATTGAAACAGAGTTAACACTTAACCAAGATCTGTTAAACGAAGATGGTGTGGTAGAAGCACCGATTGAAGAAGGAACTGTAGTAGGGAAAGTGGCGATTTCTATTGAAGGCGATGATTTAGGCTATCTTGGTAATAAGCAATATGAAGCAAACGTTGCAGTAGAACGGACGATTGAAAAAGCAAATATTTTTGCACTTGCTTGGAGATGGGTTGCCAGTACTACTGCCAGAGGATGGAACTCTGTAACTGATTTTGTAACTGGATTTTTTTAA
- a CDS encoding response regulator transcription factor, which produces MAKILIVDDDREIVELLSIYSKNEGYEPIKAYNGMEALQLLKQHLDIQLIILDIMMPKKDGISVLKELREEENHTPVLMLSAKSTDMDKIQGLTSGADDYVSKPFNPLEVMARIKSLLRRSTMAQQETEQSVIEIGPLLITKESHEVKTLTGKEIQLTALEFGILYLLASNPNRVFSADEIFERVWLQESIVSAKTVMVHVSHLRDKIEKATGGEKVIQTVWGVGYKISE; this is translated from the coding sequence ATGGCAAAGATTCTGATAGTGGATGATGATCGTGAAATTGTTGAGCTTTTAAGTATTTATAGTAAGAATGAAGGATATGAACCGATAAAAGCATATAATGGCATGGAAGCACTACAACTGTTGAAACAACATTTGGACATTCAACTAATTATTTTAGATATTATGATGCCTAAAAAAGACGGGATCAGTGTATTAAAAGAATTGCGTGAAGAGGAAAATCATACTCCTGTATTAATGCTGAGTGCAAAATCAACCGATATGGATAAAATTCAAGGACTGACTTCTGGTGCAGATGACTATGTATCAAAGCCGTTTAATCCATTAGAAGTGATGGCACGTATTAAATCCTTATTGCGCCGTTCTACAATGGCACAACAAGAGACGGAACAAAGTGTTATTGAGATTGGACCGTTATTGATTACAAAAGAATCGCATGAAGTAAAAACATTAACAGGCAAAGAAATCCAATTAACTGCCTTAGAATTTGGGATTTTATATTTGCTAGCCAGCAATCCGAATCGCGTTTTCAGTGCGGATGAAATTTTTGAACGAGTTTGGCTGCAAGAGAGTATTGTTTCCGCAAAAACAGTGATGGTACATGTGAGTCATTTACGAGATAAAATCGAAAAGGCAACAGGCGGCGAAAAAGTTATCCAAACCGTCTGGGGCGTTGGATACAAGATTTCAGAATAA
- the serS gene encoding serine--tRNA ligase: MLDVKKLRDEYDFVRAKLADRGVKEAELVEFKELDEQRRNKIVETENLKQYRNQVSQEIATLKRNKENADDKITEMKNVGEQIKQLDTDLAEIEEKTTYIATRLPNIAHESVPVGEDEEQNVEVRKWGEPRQFTFEPKAHYEIAEELGILDFERAAKVTGARFVFYKGLGARLERACYNYMLDLHTSEHGYTEMIPPYIVNEKSMFGTGQFPKFKEDVFPIVDDRNFSLIPTAEVPLTNYYRDEILGEADLPIYFTAMSPSFRSEAGSAGRDTRGLIRMHQFHKVEMVKFSKPDISYEELEKMTDNAESVLRNLGLPYRTIVLCTGDMGFSAAKTYDVEVWVPAQDTYREISSCSNTEDFQARRAKIRYRNEETGKLEFVHTLNGSGVAVGRTVTAILENYQNEDGSVTIPDVLVPYMGGVTKITKENAIGSMNK; encoded by the coding sequence ATGCTGGATGTAAAAAAATTAAGAGACGAGTACGATTTTGTTCGTGCTAAATTGGCTGATCGTGGTGTAAAAGAGGCAGAGTTAGTTGAGTTTAAGGAGCTGGATGAGCAACGACGTAATAAAATCGTTGAAACTGAAAACTTAAAACAATACCGCAACCAAGTATCACAAGAAATCGCTACTCTAAAGCGTAATAAAGAAAATGCTGATGACAAAATCACCGAAATGAAAAATGTTGGTGAGCAAATTAAACAACTTGATACGGATCTAGCTGAAATAGAAGAAAAAACAACTTATATTGCTACTCGTTTACCGAACATTGCACATGAGTCTGTACCCGTTGGAGAAGACGAAGAGCAAAACGTAGAAGTAAGAAAATGGGGAGAACCACGTCAATTTACTTTTGAACCAAAAGCTCATTATGAAATTGCCGAAGAGTTAGGGATTCTTGATTTTGAACGAGCTGCCAAAGTTACCGGTGCACGCTTTGTCTTCTATAAAGGACTGGGCGCACGTTTGGAAAGAGCATGCTACAATTATATGCTGGATTTACATACAAGCGAGCATGGTTATACAGAAATGATTCCGCCATATATCGTAAACGAAAAATCAATGTTTGGTACGGGGCAATTTCCTAAGTTCAAAGAAGACGTTTTTCCAATTGTTGATGATCGTAATTTTTCTTTAATTCCAACTGCAGAAGTTCCTTTAACCAACTATTACCGTGATGAAATTTTAGGTGAAGCAGATCTACCTATTTACTTTACAGCGATGAGTCCGTCTTTCCGTTCTGAAGCTGGAAGTGCGGGTCGTGATACAAGAGGGCTTATTCGTATGCATCAATTCCATAAAGTAGAGATGGTGAAATTTAGTAAACCAGATATTTCATATGAAGAGTTAGAAAAAATGACCGATAATGCCGAATCTGTATTACGCAATTTAGGTTTGCCATATCGAACAATCGTCCTTTGTACAGGAGATATGGGATTCTCTGCGGCAAAAACATATGATGTTGAGGTATGGGTTCCAGCTCAAGACACTTATCGCGAGATCAGCTCTTGTTCAAATACAGAGGATTTCCAAGCTCGTCGTGCAAAAATTCGTTACCGTAATGAAGAAACAGGCAAGTTAGAATTTGTTCATACATTGAATGGTTCAGGAGTTGCGGTAGGTCGTACTGTTACCGCAATTCTTGAAAACTATCAAAATGAAGACGGTTCTGTAACGATTCCAGATGTGTTAGTTCCATATATGGGCGGCGTAACTAAAATTACAAAAGAAAACGCAATAGGCTCAATGAATAAATAG
- the guaB gene encoding IMP dehydrogenase, producing MSNWESKFAKEGFTFDDVLLIPAESHVLPNEIDVSVQLAKNIQLNVPIMSASMDTVTEAEMAIAMARQGGLGVIHKNMSIRAQADEVRKVKRSESGVIIDPFFLTPEHSAAEAEELMSKYRISGVPVVNTMEDRVLVGILTNRDLRFIEDYSVAIGDVMTKDRLVTAPVGTSLKEAERTLQKYKIEKLPLVDKDGRLAGLITIKDIERVIEFPNSAKDDHGRLLVAAAVGVTTDTFERAQALLDAGVDAIVIDTAHGHSAGVIRKIKEIREKFPEATLIAGNVATAEATRALYDVGVDVVKVGIGPGSICTTRVVAGVGVPQITAIYDAAGVAREYGKTIIADGGIKYSGDIVKAMAAGGHAVMIGSMLAGTDESPGEFEIFQGRRFKTYRGMGSLAAMEKGSSDRYFQGGVNEANKLVPEGIEGRVAYKGAAGDIIFQLLGGVRSGMGYVGAGNLEELRENAQFIRMSGAGLIESHPHDVHITKEAPNYSINR from the coding sequence ATGTCTAACTGGGAGTCAAAATTTGCTAAAGAAGGTTTTACTTTTGATGATGTGCTTTTAATACCAGCAGAAAGTCACGTATTGCCGAATGAGATTGATGTGTCTGTTCAATTAGCGAAAAATATTCAATTAAATGTTCCAATCATGAGTGCGAGTATGGATACTGTTACGGAAGCAGAAATGGCAATCGCAATGGCGCGCCAAGGTGGATTGGGTGTTATTCATAAGAATATGTCTATTCGAGCGCAAGCAGATGAGGTACGTAAGGTGAAACGTTCAGAAAGTGGCGTAATTATTGATCCCTTTTTCTTAACACCAGAGCATTCTGCAGCAGAGGCAGAAGAGTTGATGAGTAAGTATCGTATCAGCGGCGTGCCTGTTGTAAACACCATGGAAGACCGCGTTCTCGTTGGGATTTTGACCAACCGTGACTTACGCTTTATTGAAGACTACAGTGTGGCAATTGGCGATGTAATGACGAAAGACCGCTTAGTAACTGCACCTGTTGGTACATCATTAAAAGAAGCGGAACGCACATTGCAAAAATACAAAATTGAAAAACTTCCTTTAGTAGATAAAGACGGCCGTTTAGCAGGTCTTATTACCATCAAAGATATCGAACGCGTGATAGAATTTCCAAATTCAGCTAAAGATGATCACGGTCGTTTGCTGGTTGCTGCAGCAGTTGGCGTTACTACCGATACATTTGAGCGTGCGCAAGCTTTATTAGATGCGGGAGTAGATGCAATCGTCATCGATACAGCTCATGGACATAGCGCGGGCGTGATTCGCAAAATTAAAGAAATCCGCGAGAAGTTTCCTGAAGCAACCTTGATTGCTGGAAATGTTGCTACTGCTGAAGCTACACGCGCATTGTATGATGTCGGCGTGGATGTTGTAAAAGTAGGAATTGGACCTGGTTCAATCTGTACAACGCGTGTCGTTGCAGGGGTTGGAGTTCCTCAGATTACAGCAATTTACGATGCAGCAGGAGTTGCGCGTGAATACGGGAAAACAATTATTGCAGATGGCGGAATTAAATATTCTGGTGATATTGTAAAAGCAATGGCGGCAGGCGGTCATGCAGTGATGATTGGAAGTATGTTAGCAGGAACGGATGAGTCTCCAGGAGAATTTGAAATTTTCCAAGGTCGCCGCTTTAAAACGTATCGCGGTATGGGAAGTTTGGCAGCAATGGAAAAAGGATCAAGCGATCGTTATTTCCAAGGCGGCGTGAACGAAGCTAATAAATTGGTTCCGGAAGGAATTGAAGGCCGTGTTGCTTATAAAGGAGCAGCAGGCGATATCATTTTCCAATTACTTGGCGGCGTTCGTTCAGGTATGGGATATGTAGGAGCCGGTAATTTGGAAGAGTTGCGCGAAAATGCTCAATTCATTCGTATGTCTGGCGCTGGGCTAATTGAGTCCCACCCTCATGATGTACACATTACAAAAGAAGCACCAAACTATTCGATTAATCGTTAA
- the ychF gene encoding redox-regulated ATPase YchF, producing MSLTAGIVGLPNVGKSTLFNAITKAGVEAANYPFATIDPNVGVVEVPDERLNKLTELVKPKKTVPTTFEFTDIAGIVKGASKGEGLGNKFLANIRQVDAICHVVRCFEDENITHVSGEVSPLDDIEVINLELILADLESVDKRHTRVSKIARTKDKEALQELAVLEKMKAALEAGKSARTVEVTPEEAPLVKSLFLLTTKPVLYVANISEEDVMAGEDNEMVKQVREFATTEGAEVVTVSARIEEEVADLEEEEKTEFLQELGIEQSGLDQLIQKAYTLLGLGTYFTAGEKEVRAWTFKLGMKAPQAAGVIHSDFERGFIRAETVSYDDLVAYGNMAAAKEAGKVRQEGKDYVVADGDVMLFRFNV from the coding sequence ATGTCATTAACAGCTGGAATTGTAGGATTACCGAATGTGGGTAAGTCTACTCTATTCAATGCAATAACAAAAGCAGGAGTCGAAGCAGCAAACTATCCATTTGCGACGATTGATCCAAACGTTGGGGTAGTAGAAGTGCCTGATGAGCGTTTAAACAAATTAACTGAATTAGTGAAACCGAAAAAAACTGTACCAACAACCTTTGAATTTACTGATATTGCTGGCATCGTGAAAGGCGCTAGTAAAGGGGAAGGGCTGGGGAATAAGTTCTTAGCCAACATTCGCCAAGTAGATGCTATTTGCCATGTGGTACGTTGTTTTGAGGATGAAAACATCACACATGTAAGTGGAGAGGTAAGCCCGCTCGATGATATTGAAGTGATCAATCTAGAATTGATTTTGGCTGATTTAGAATCAGTAGATAAACGTCATACACGTGTAAGTAAAATTGCCCGTACAAAGGATAAAGAAGCATTACAAGAATTAGCGGTACTTGAAAAGATGAAAGCAGCTTTAGAAGCTGGAAAATCTGCTCGTACAGTAGAAGTGACTCCTGAAGAAGCACCACTCGTTAAAAGCTTATTTTTACTAACAACAAAACCTGTTTTATATGTGGCTAACATTTCAGAAGAAGATGTGATGGCTGGCGAAGATAATGAGATGGTGAAACAAGTTCGTGAATTTGCGACAACAGAAGGTGCAGAAGTTGTCACAGTAAGCGCAAGGATTGAAGAAGAAGTCGCGGATTTAGAAGAGGAAGAAAAAACTGAGTTCTTACAAGAACTTGGAATCGAACAATCTGGCTTGGACCAGTTAATCCAAAAGGCCTATACGCTCTTAGGTTTGGGAACATATTTTACTGCCGGAGAAAAAGAAGTTCGTGCTTGGACGTTCAAATTAGGGATGAAAGCACCGCAAGCTGCTGGAGTGATTCACTCTGACTTTGAACGCGGCTTTATTCGTGCGGAGACTGTTTCTTATGATGACTTAGTAGCATATGGTAATATGGCTGCCGCAAAAGAAGCTGGTAAAGTCCGTCAAGAAGGAAAAGACTATGTTGTCGCAGATGGAGATGTTATGCTTTTCCGCTTTAATGTATAA
- a CDS encoding DUF1129 domain-containing protein, giving the protein MAETNTEKTLEQIQAENTALWEQLTKRNEQYMMGLDKVLVAANYDETKKAKLYNKMMNELAENQKAGVTARQLYGTVSECAENILQQQEENPERSADWLIALDGGLLLGSIFALISGITLFTSKEQTETGMGIISLLVNFIVGGLAMLIISKYTPNPDAPKGKRGYGKYIAATTGAMLLWMLAMTVSTFIPTTINIALPAVAYLVIAAAGFGAKIYLKKRYRITGGIF; this is encoded by the coding sequence GTGGCAGAAACGAATACTGAAAAGACACTGGAGCAAATACAAGCAGAAAACACAGCTTTGTGGGAACAACTAACCAAGCGAAACGAGCAGTATATGATGGGTTTAGACAAAGTGTTGGTTGCAGCGAACTACGACGAAACAAAAAAAGCCAAATTATATAACAAAATGATGAATGAATTAGCTGAAAATCAAAAAGCTGGTGTGACTGCTCGCCAATTATACGGGACAGTTTCAGAATGCGCAGAAAACATCTTGCAACAACAGGAAGAAAATCCAGAGCGTTCAGCAGACTGGTTGATTGCATTGGACGGAGGTCTGTTACTGGGATCAATTTTTGCTTTGATTTCCGGAATTACCTTATTCACTTCTAAAGAGCAAACGGAAACAGGCATGGGGATTATCAGTTTACTGGTAAACTTTATTGTAGGTGGCCTTGCGATGTTGATTATTTCTAAATACACACCAAATCCTGATGCGCCAAAAGGAAAACGTGGTTATGGAAAGTATATTGCAGCGACAACCGGTGCTATGCTTCTTTGGATGCTGGCAATGACAGTGTCAACATTTATTCCAACAACAATTAATATCGCCTTACCTGCAGTTGCATACTTGGTTATAGCAGCAGCCGGCTTTGGTGCCAAAATTTACTTGAAGAAACGATACCGCATTACCGGTGGGATTTTTTAA
- a CDS encoding sensor histidine kinase — MLLKTRLTKKELGELIFEAIVTMGIMYFIYMGLVLIFNRVVQSPPDFLLNWNTLWELILFFDIALLRYRRFILITATIFAMLFTWWRLFRRYKQMQLRHVLDELHYVASGNFEHRIKANLSGNMNDVVHSINTLVESTVMAMEEERKIEQSKDELITNVSHDIRTPLTSIIGYLGLIEEGQYSSKEDLERYIHIAYTKSLQMKVLVDDLFEYTKVRQTSTPLTVKTVSLGNLLEQIAAEFELESTRKEMNIEVEMKTTPLMIEFDVDKMARVFNNLISNALKYGKDGNLIRIVAEKVGSEAIISVINNGKKIPQESLDELFNRFYRVEASRSQQTGGTGLGLAIAQSIISLHGGYIYAESNDQETKFVMHLPLKQTNT; from the coding sequence ATGTTGTTAAAAACAAGATTAACGAAAAAAGAATTAGGCGAATTAATATTTGAAGCAATTGTTACCATGGGAATTATGTATTTTATCTATATGGGTCTTGTATTGATCTTTAATCGAGTGGTGCAATCCCCCCCTGACTTTTTATTAAACTGGAACACATTGTGGGAATTGATTTTGTTCTTTGACATTGCACTGTTGCGCTATCGCCGTTTTATTCTTATTACGGCAACGATTTTTGCCATGTTGTTTACATGGTGGCGTCTATTTCGCCGGTATAAACAAATGCAGCTTCGTCATGTTTTAGACGAGTTGCACTACGTTGCTTCAGGTAATTTTGAACATCGTATCAAAGCGAACTTGTCGGGTAATATGAACGACGTTGTTCACAGTATTAATACGTTGGTCGAGAGTACTGTAATGGCGATGGAGGAAGAACGGAAAATTGAACAATCAAAAGATGAGTTAATAACAAATGTGAGTCACGATATTCGTACTCCTTTGACTTCAATTATTGGTTATCTTGGTTTAATAGAAGAAGGGCAATATTCGTCAAAAGAAGATTTAGAGAGATACATCCATATTGCCTATACAAAGTCCCTGCAGATGAAAGTTCTGGTGGATGATTTATTTGAATATACGAAAGTGCGTCAGACTTCTACGCCGTTGACTGTAAAAACAGTAAGTTTAGGCAATCTATTGGAGCAAATTGCGGCTGAATTTGAATTGGAGTCTACTCGAAAAGAGATGAACATTGAAGTTGAAATGAAAACAACCCCATTAATGATTGAATTTGATGTAGATAAGATGGCACGTGTTTTCAATAACTTGATTTCTAATGCACTAAAATACGGCAAAGATGGAAATTTGATTCGGATAGTAGCTGAAAAAGTAGGGTCCGAAGCAATTATTTCTGTTATAAATAATGGGAAAAAAATACCACAAGAATCACTGGATGAATTATTCAATCGTTTTTATCGAGTAGAAGCTTCACGTTCTCAACAAACAGGAGGAACGGGCCTAGGCTTAGCGATTGCGCAAAGCATCATCTCTCTTCATGGAGGTTATATTTACGCAGAGTCCAATGATCAGGAAACAAAATTTGTCATGCATTTGCCGTTAAAACAAACAAATACGTAA
- the msrA gene encoding peptide-methionine (S)-S-oxide reductase MsrA: MAEQKLEKATFAGGCFWCMVKPFDTLPGIESVISGYTGGHVENPTYEQVCTGTTGHTEAVQITFNPEVFPYKDLVEVYWQQTDPTDPNGQFVDKGTSYRPAIFYHSDEQKEIAEASKKELQESGRFKKPIITPIEPAQPFYAAEEYHQDFYKKSTNHYQRYRTASGRDAYINNHW, encoded by the coding sequence ATGGCAGAACAAAAATTAGAAAAAGCAACTTTCGCCGGAGGATGTTTCTGGTGCATGGTAAAACCTTTCGATACATTACCCGGAATTGAATCTGTTATTTCAGGCTATACCGGTGGGCATGTTGAAAACCCTACTTACGAGCAAGTATGTACAGGAACAACCGGTCACACAGAAGCGGTGCAAATTACATTTAACCCTGAAGTGTTTCCATATAAAGATCTAGTAGAAGTGTATTGGCAACAAACAGACCCAACAGATCCAAATGGCCAATTCGTAGATAAAGGAACCTCTTATAGACCGGCTATTTTTTATCACTCCGATGAACAAAAAGAAATCGCAGAGGCATCGAAGAAAGAATTACAAGAGAGTGGTCGTTTCAAGAAGCCGATTATTACACCGATTGAGCCTGCACAGCCGTTTTATGCAGCAGAAGAGTATCATCAGGACTTCTATAAAAAATCTACTAATCATTATCAACGATATCGTACAGCATCTGGAAGAGATGCTTACATCAATAATCATTGGTAA